A window of Procambarus clarkii isolate CNS0578487 chromosome 9, FALCON_Pclarkii_2.0, whole genome shotgun sequence contains these coding sequences:
- the LOC123766320 gene encoding mucin-1-like yields the protein MATPSHHGGTQPSWLHPAIMAAPSHHGGTQPSWLHPAIMAAPSHHGGTQPSWLHPAIMAAPSHHGSTQPSWQHPAIMATPSHHGGTQPSWRHPAIMATPSHHGGTQPSWQHPAIMAAPSHHGYTQPSWRHPAIMATPSHHGGTQPSWQHPAIMAAPSHHGYTQPS from the coding sequence ATGGCTACACCCAGCCATCATGGCGGCACCCAGCCATCATGGCTACACCCAGCCATCATGGCGGCACCCAGCCATCATGGCGGCACCCAGCCATCATGGCTACACCCAGCCATCATGGCGGCACCCAGCCATCATGGCGGCACCCAGCCATCATGGCTACACCCAGCCATCATGGCGGCACCCAGCCATCATGGCAGCACCCAGCCATCATGGCAGCACCCAGCCATCATGGCTACACCCAGCCATCATGGCGGCACCCAGCCATCATGGCGGCACCCAGCCATCATGGCTACACCCAGCCATCATGGCGGCACCCAGCCATCATGGCAGCACCCAGCCATCATGGCAGCACCCAGCCATCATGGCTACACCCAGCCATCATGGCGGCACCCAGCCATCATGGCTACACCCAGCCATCATGGCGGCACCCAGCCATCATGGCAGCACCCAGCCATCATGGCAGCACCCAGCCATCATGGCTACACCCAGCCATCATGA